TCGAGAACTTCCTCGGTGTCATCCGTTCCAACGGCGGCACCGTCGAGAAGACCGACATCTGGGGCCGCCGTCGCCTCTCCTACGAGATCAAGAAGGGCGGCAAGAAGGTGTCCGAGGGCATCTACGCCGTCATCAACCTGAACGCCACCCCCGCGGTGGTCCAGGAGTTCGACCGCCAGCTCAACCTCAACGAGGGCGTGCTGCGGACCAAGGTCATCCGTCCCGACCAGCGGTAGCACGCTGCGCCGGGCACTGCTACGAACAGCGGAAGGCGAGTAGGACCCCATGGCAGGCGAGACCGTCATCACCGTCATCGGCAACCTGACCGGCGACCCCGAACTGCGGTTCACCCCCAGCGGCGCCGCGGTGGCCAGCTTCACCGTGGCCTCCACGCCGCGCAGCTTCGACCGCGAGACCAGCCAGTGGAAGGACGGCGATCCGCTGTTCCTGCGCTGCTCGGTCTGGCGTCAGTACGCGGAGAACGTGGCCGAGTCGCTGACCAAGGGCATGCAGGTGATGGTGCAGGGCCGGCTCAAGCAGCGGTCGTACCAGACCCGCGAGGGCGAGAACCGCACCGTGATCGAACTCGACGTCGACGACGTCGGCCCGACCCTGCGCTTCGCCACCGCCAAGGTCACCAAGTCGCAGCGCGGCTCGGGTGGCGGCGGCGGCGGCGGGGGCGGTTACGGCGGCGGCTCGGGCGCGAGCTCGGGCGGCGGCGACTGGGGTTCGAACAACGGCGGTTCCGTGCAGCGTAGCGGTGGCCAGCAGTCCGGCCCCGCCCCGCAGGACGACCCCTGGGCCACCGGCGGTGGCTCGGGCGGCGGCTGGGGCGGCGGCTATTCGGACGAGCCCCCGTTCTAATTGATCTTCACAGGAGAGTAAGACACCATGGCCAAGGCCCCGGTGCGCAAGCCTAAGAAGAAGGTTTGCGCGTTCTGCAAGGACAAGACCGAGTACATCGACTACAAGGACACGAACCTGCTGCGGAAGTTCATTTCCGACCGCGGCAAGATCCGTGCCCGTCGTGTGACCGGCAACTGCACCCAGCACCAGCGCGACATCGCCACGGCTGTGAAGAACAGCCGTGAGATGGCGCTGCTGCCGTACACGAGCACCGTTCGTTAAGGGAGGGTGGACTAGATCATGAAGCTCATCCTCACTCACGAGGTCACCGGCCTCGGCGCCCCCGGCGACGTCATCACGGTCAAGGACGGCTACGGCCGCAACTACCTGCTGCCCCGCGGCTACGCGATCGCGTGGACCAAGGGCGCGGAGAAGCAGGTCGAGACCATCCGCAAGGCTCGCAAGAGCCGCGAGGTGCGCGACCTGGGCCACGCCCAGGAGCTGAAGTCGGAGCTCGAGCGGCTCAACGTGCGCCTGGCCACCCGGGCCGGCGAGTCCGGCCGGCTGTTCGGCTCGGTCACCGTGGCGGACATCGCCGACGCGGTGACGAAGTCCGGCGGCCCGGCGGTGGACAAGCGCAAGATCGAGATCACCTCGCCGATCAAGACGGTCGGCGCGCACAAGGTCTCGGTCCGGCTGCACCCGGAGGTCTCCGCGACCGTCGGAGTGACCATCGTCGCCGCCTGACGGCGGACCTGACGCGACGTCACGTCGGTTCCGGGCGCCGTCTTCTCCCGAACGGGGGAATGCGGCGCCCGGAATTTTTTGTGCACAGGCTGTGGGCATCGCCCCCGCGGCGTTGCCCAGGCCACAGGCCGCACCTGTGGCCGCCCGCGTACGTCCGGATCGGCCGTCCACCGCGCCGCCCACAGGCGCGACCCGGTTTCTCCACAAGAAGCATCAACTTATCCCCAGGTTATCCACAAGCCATGTGGATGACTGACTCGCTCTGGGGCCGCATCGGCCCTACCGTGGTTCTTCCGCACCCGCACCCGTACCCGAGAAGGAGGTCCCGCCGTGCCCGGTTACGACGGGACCGAGGTGTACGGTCCGCCGGAGCCGCCGACCGCCTTCGATCCCGGCCCCGGGCCCGGATACCACGACCCCGGCCCCCGGGCCGGCGGTCCGTCGGCCTTCGAACGCACGCCGCCGCAGGACGTCGCGGCCGAGCAGGGCGTGCTCGGCGGCATGCTGCTGTCCAAGGACGCCATCGCCGACGTCATCGACGTGGTCAAGGGCCGGGACTTCTACCAGCCCAAGCACGAGCAGATCTTCGACGCGATCCTCGACCTCTACGGCCGTGGCGAGCCCGCCGACGCCGTCACCGTCGCGAACGAGCTGACCAAGCGCAACGAGCTGGCCCGGGTCGGCGGCCCCGCCTATCTCCATACTCTGATGGAGTCGGTGCCCACCGCGGCCAACGCCGGCTACTACGCCGAGATCGTGCACGAGCGGGCCATCCTGCGCCGGCTGGTCGAGGCCGGCACCCGGATCACGCAGATGGGCTACGCCACCGACGGCTCGGACATCGACGAGATCGTCAACCGGGCCCAGTCCGAGATCTACAGCGTCACCGAGCAGCGGGCCGGCGAGGACTACGCCCCGCTGGCCGACATCATGGAAGGCGCGCTGGACGAGATCGAGTCCATCGCCAACCGCTCCGGCCAGATGACCGGCGTCCCCACCGGCTTCACCGATCTCGACAGCCTCACCCAGGGCCTGCACCCCGGCCAGATGGTCATCGTCGCGGCCCGCCCGGCCATGGGAAAGTCCACCATCGGCCTGGACTTCGCCCGCTCCTGCTCCATCAAGAACGGCCTGACCTCGGCCATCTTCTCGCTGGAGATGGGCCGCAACGAGATCACCATGCGCCTGCTCTCGGCCGAGGCCCGGGTCGCCCTGCACCACATGCGCTCCGGCACCATGACCGACGACGACTGGGCCCGCCTCGCCCGCCGCATGGGCGAGGTCTCCGCCGCCCCCCTGTTCATCGACGACTCGCCGAACATGTCGATGATGGAGATCCGGGCCAAGTGCCGCCGGCTCAAGCAGCGCCACGACCTGCGCCTCGTCATCGTCGACTACCTGCAGCTGATGAGCGGGGCCAGCGGTTCGCGCCGCCCGGAGAACCGCCAGCAGGAGGTCTCCGAGATGTCCCGTAACCTCAAGCTGCTGGCCAAGGAGCTCGAGGTCCCGATCGTCGCGATCGCCCAGCTCAACCGAGGTCCCGAGCAGCGCACCGACAAGAAGCCGATGATGTCCGACCTGCGTGAGTCCGGCTCCCTCGAGCAGGACGCCGACGTCGTCATCCTGCTGCACCGCGAGGACGCCTACGAGCGCGAATCCCCCCGCGCCGGCGAAGCAGACCTCATCATCGCCAAGCACCGTAACGGTCCGACCGCCACCATCACCGTCGCGTTCCAGGGCCACTACTCGCGCTTCGTGGACATGCAGCAGAGTTAGCGGCTGCCCGGGTGACTGAGGATCCAGCTGCGCGGACGCCCGTCATCCTCGGCATAGACGATCTCCGACCGCTCCCCAGAGCCACCCGGATCGCCCGCACCAGCCGCGACGGCATCCAACTCCTGCAGGAGCACCGCGACCAGCTCATCGACGAACTCTGGCTCGATCACGATCTCGGTGGTGACGACACCATCATGCCCGTGGTGACTCTTCTGGAAGAAGCCGCCTTCAGCGGACGACCGTTCCAGATCGGGACGGTATTCGTGCATAGCGCCAATCCGATCGGCGCGGAAACCGTCGTCCGGTTGCTCGCACGCTGGAACTACCACGTCCGACGGGCGACGGCGTAGACAGCCCTGGGATCACCCGTCGGCGGGGCGGCGGGTCCGGGGGATGACGAGCGGAGTGCCGCTCTCGGGGTCCTCGATGATGCGGGCAGGCAGGTCGAAGGCCTGCTCGACGAGCTGAGCGGTGAGGATCTCGGCGGGCGGGCCGGCTGCGAGGATGGCGCCGTCACGCATGGCGATCAGGTGGGTGGCGTAGCGGGCGGCCTGGTTCAGGTCGTGCAGGACAGCGACGACGGTGCGGCCTTCGCGGTGCAGGCGGGCGCAGAGTTCGAGGACGTCGATCTGGTGGGCCAGGTCGAGGTAGGTGGTCGGCTCGTCCAGCAGCAGCAGTTCGGTGTCCTGGGCCAGGGCCATGGCGATCCAGGCGCGTTGGCGCTGGCCGCCGGAGAGCTCGGCCATCGGGCGCTCGGCGAACTCGCGGATGCCGGTCTGTTCGAGGCATTGCTCGATGACGCGGCGGTTCTCGGCCGACTCCCGCCGCAGCGGGCCCTGGTGCGGATATCGGCCGCGGGCGACGAGTTCGCCGACGGTGATGCCGTCCGGCGTGATCGGCGCCTGCGGCAGCAGGCCGATCGTGCGGGCGACGTGGCGGCTGTGCAGGTCGTGGATGGGCGAGCCGTCCAGGGTGATCTCGCCCGCGCTCGGCTTGAGGATGCGGGCCATCGCGCGCAGGACGGTCGATTTGCCGCAGCCGTTCGGGCCGATCAGTACCGTGAAAGACCCGTCCGGGATCTCCAGGTCGAGCTCGCGAACGACGGTGCGATGGGTGTACGAGACGCTCAGCCGGTGGGCGGCGAGCCTGCTGCCCTGATTCGTCTGCATGGGCGCTATATCCGTCCGGTTCTGCGCTGCTGGGCGAGGAGGTAGGCGAGGTAGCCGCCCCCGAGGAGGCCGGTGACGGCGCCGACGGGCAGTTCCCGGTTCGGGATGCCGTAGCGCGCAACCCAATCCGCGCCGACCAGGAGCACGGATCCGACCAGGAGTGAGGGCACCAGGTTCGGCCCGGTGGCGCGGGTGAGCTTGCGGGCGACGTGCGGGGCGCACAGGGCGACGAACGCGACCGGGCCGGCCTGCGACGCGGCGGTGGCGGCGAGGACGACTGCGCCGGCGAGAGCGAACAGGCGCAGGCGTTCCGCGGGTATGCCGAGGCCGATGGCCAGGTCGTCGCCCATTTCGAGGATGCGCAGGGCGCGCGAGGTGAGGATCACGCAGGGCATGAGGACCACGGCTGCCACGGCTAGGAGCACGACGCTGTTCCACGTGCTGCCGTCGAGGCTTCCGGTTATCCACACCGCTGCCTGGGCCGCGTCGCTGATGTTCGCCCGCGTCATCAGGTAGTCGTTGACGCCGGTGAGCATGGCCGCGACTCCGATGCCGACGAGCACCAGGCGCGTGCCGCCGGTGATTCCGCCGCGTCGGGCGACGAAGTAGACGGCCGCAGCGCTGACGACCGCGCCGAGCCAGGCTGATCCGGCGACGAGCAGCGTGCTGCCGCCGAGCAGGGTGACGCCGATGAGCGCGCCGGTGGCGGCGCCTTGGGTGAAGCCGAGGATGTCGGGGCTGCCGAGCGGATTTCGCGTCAGGGACT
This genomic window from Actinospica robiniae DSM 44927 contains:
- a CDS encoding single-stranded DNA-binding protein, with translation MAGETVITVIGNLTGDPELRFTPSGAAVASFTVASTPRSFDRETSQWKDGDPLFLRCSVWRQYAENVAESLTKGMQVMVQGRLKQRSYQTREGENRTVIELDVDDVGPTLRFATAKVTKSQRGSGGGGGGGGGYGGGSGASSGGGDWGSNNGGSVQRSGGQQSGPAPQDDPWATGGGSGGGWGGGYSDEPPF
- the dnaB gene encoding replicative DNA helicase is translated as MPGYDGTEVYGPPEPPTAFDPGPGPGYHDPGPRAGGPSAFERTPPQDVAAEQGVLGGMLLSKDAIADVIDVVKGRDFYQPKHEQIFDAILDLYGRGEPADAVTVANELTKRNELARVGGPAYLHTLMESVPTAANAGYYAEIVHERAILRRLVEAGTRITQMGYATDGSDIDEIVNRAQSEIYSVTEQRAGEDYAPLADIMEGALDEIESIANRSGQMTGVPTGFTDLDSLTQGLHPGQMVIVAARPAMGKSTIGLDFARSCSIKNGLTSAIFSLEMGRNEITMRLLSAEARVALHHMRSGTMTDDDWARLARRMGEVSAAPLFIDDSPNMSMMEIRAKCRRLKQRHDLRLVIVDYLQLMSGASGSRRPENRQQEVSEMSRNLKLLAKELEVPIVAIAQLNRGPEQRTDKKPMMSDLRESGSLEQDADVVILLHREDAYERESPRAGEADLIIAKHRNGPTATITVAFQGHYSRFVDMQQS
- the rpsR gene encoding 30S ribosomal protein S18 — its product is MAKAPVRKPKKKVCAFCKDKTEYIDYKDTNLLRKFISDRGKIRARRVTGNCTQHQRDIATAVKNSREMALLPYTSTVR
- the rpsF gene encoding 30S ribosomal protein S6; its protein translation is MRHYEVMVILDPDLEERQIAPSVENFLGVIRSNGGTVEKTDIWGRRRLSYEIKKGGKKVSEGIYAVINLNATPAVVQEFDRQLNLNEGVLRTKVIRPDQR
- a CDS encoding FecCD family ABC transporter permease, coding for MSRRRPVFVGVGCAAVALGVALASLEPGSLFTSMTSADVFVFEQILLPRVLTALIAGASLALSGAVFQSLTRNPLGSPDILGFTQGAATGALIGVTLLGGSTLLVAGSAWLGAVVSAAAVYFVARRGGITGGTRLVLVGIGVAAMLTGVNDYLMTRANISDAAQAAVWITGSLDGSTWNSVVLLAVAAVVLMPCVILTSRALRILEMGDDLAIGLGIPAERLRLFALAGAVVLAATAASQAGPVAFVALCAPHVARKLTRATGPNLVPSLLVGSVLLVGADWVARYGIPNRELPVGAVTGLLGGGYLAYLLAQQRRTGRI
- a CDS encoding ABC transporter ATP-binding protein; translated protein: MQTNQGSRLAAHRLSVSYTHRTVVRELDLEIPDGSFTVLIGPNGCGKSTVLRAMARILKPSAGEITLDGSPIHDLHSRHVARTIGLLPQAPITPDGITVGELVARGRYPHQGPLRRESAENRRVIEQCLEQTGIREFAERPMAELSGGQRQRAWIAMALAQDTELLLLDEPTTYLDLAHQIDVLELCARLHREGRTVVAVLHDLNQAARYATHLIAMRDGAILAAGPPAEILTAQLVEQAFDLPARIIEDPESGTPLVIPRTRRPADG
- the rplI gene encoding 50S ribosomal protein L9, producing the protein MKLILTHEVTGLGAPGDVITVKDGYGRNYLLPRGYAIAWTKGAEKQVETIRKARKSREVRDLGHAQELKSELERLNVRLATRAGESGRLFGSVTVADIADAVTKSGGPAVDKRKIEITSPIKTVGAHKVSVRLHPEVSATVGVTIVAA
- a CDS encoding cyclic-phosphate processing receiver domain-containing protein, whose amino-acid sequence is MTEDPAARTPVILGIDDLRPLPRATRIARTSRDGIQLLQEHRDQLIDELWLDHDLGGDDTIMPVVTLLEEAAFSGRPFQIGTVFVHSANPIGAETVVRLLARWNYHVRRATA